One window of the Eucalyptus grandis isolate ANBG69807.140 chromosome 8, ASM1654582v1, whole genome shotgun sequence genome contains the following:
- the LOC104417776 gene encoding uncharacterized protein LOC104417776, translating into MKHPQSANPKPTVFKCFLLSLLSLPFLLLRHHLRPHPPYPPPLSSSSGDLRIRPGYTSYEAYIQRQLNKTLNPRLRRVWTTRDWDRKVSAFARFFSDLQRRRLLSNSSRALCVGARVGQKVEALRRVGVADSVGIDLVPAPPLVVEGDFHQQPFADGEFDFEFSNVFDHALYPGRFVGEIERTLRPGGVCALHVALARRADKYSANDLLSVEPLVELFKGSALVHVRKVDGFGLDTEVVFRKKIRQPLL; encoded by the coding sequence ATGAAACACCCACAGTCGGCAAACCCCAAGCCCACCGTCTTCAAGTgcttcctcctctccctcctctccctccccttcctcctcctccgccaccacctCCGCCCCCATCCGCCCTACCCTCCTCCCttatcctcctcctccggcgacCTCAGGATCAGACCCGGGTACACCTCCTACGAGGCCTACATCCAGCGCCAGCTCAATAAGACCCTCAACCCGAGGCTCCGCCGCGTCTGGACCACCCGCGACTGGGACCGCAAGGTCTCCGCCTTCGCCCGCTTCTTCTCCGACCTCCagcgccgccgcctcctctcCAACTCCTCCCGCGCCCTCTGCGTCGGCGCCCGCGTCGGCCAGAAGGTCGAGGCCCTCCGCCGCGTCGGCGTCGCTGATTCCGTCGGCATCGACCTCGTCCCCGCCCCGCCCCTCGTGGTGGAGGGCGACTTCCACCAGCAGCCCTTCGCCGACGGGGAGTTCGACTTCGAGTTCTCGAACGTGTTCGACCACGCGCTGTACCCGGGCCGCTTCGTCGGGGAGATCGAGCGGACGCTGAGGCCCGGCGGGGTGTGCGCGCTCCACGTGGCCCTGGCGCGGCGCGCCGACAAGTACTCCGCGAACGACCTGCTCAGCGTGGAGCCGCTGGTGGAGCTGTTCAAGGGATCGGCGCTGGTGCATGTCCGCAAGGTCGACGGCTTCGGGTTGGACACCGAGGTCGTTTTCAGGAAGAAGATTCGCCAACCgcttttgtaa
- the LOC104415738 gene encoding LOW QUALITY PROTEIN: receptor-like cytosolic serine/threonine-protein kinase RBK1 (The sequence of the model RefSeq protein was modified relative to this genomic sequence to represent the inferred CDS: inserted 1 base in 1 codon) yields the protein MPGGGGGGGETDGGRDVPEKGLGPAGVGKVEVEVEEAAAGGEGRASSPRGVLEIPSLGSDSDHSSSSSSCSSSSSSSAAAAAQKPTAAAQRLHWGGVLDAWRRRSTRRLLLLTSPPAEARADACPFDPSSRRGSKTTTATATKAKKKKKKLLRIRSAEDGIDRGALNLPASKPTWRSFDLAELVAATDNFSPENLIGXGGHAEVYKGRLPDGLLVAVKRLIKKDKEEETRTADFLSELGIIAHIDHPNAARLLGYGVDGGLHLVLQFSPHGSLASVLHGSAESLEWKIRFKVAVGVAEGLKYLHYSCQRRIIHRDIKASNILLTEDYEPQISDFGLAKWLPEKWAQHVVFPIEGTFGYLAPEYFMHGIVDEKIDVFAFGVLLLELITGRRAVDSTRQSLVMWAKPLLDVNNIRGLADPRLKDAYDIAEMKRATLMASMCVHCISTMRPDMKKVVQMLKGEDGAQEWKQKSVSGRALLLDACDLEDYSCTTYLKDLNRHMQLLMQE from the exons ATGcctggcggtggcggtggcggtggcg AGACGGACGGAGGTCGAGACGTTCCGGAGAAGGGGCTGGGGCCGGCTGGAGTCGggaaggtggaggtggaggtggaggaggcggCCGCCGGGGGCGAGGGCCGGGCGTCGTCTCCGAGAGGCGTCCTGGAGATCCCGTCCCTCGGCTCCGACTCCGAtcacagcagcagcagcagtagctGCAGTAGCTCGTCGTCGtcttcggcggcggcggcggcccagAAGCCGACGGCGGCGGCTCAGAGGCTGCACTGGGGGGGCGTGCTCGACGCGTGGAGGAGGCGGTCGACGAGGAGGCTGCTGCTGCTGACGAGTCCTCCCGCGGAGGCGAGGGCCGACGCGTGCCCCTTCGATCCTTCTTCGCGAAGAGGATCGAAGACGACGACCGCCACCGCGACgaaggcgaagaagaagaagaagaagctgctccGGATTCGCAGCGCCGAGGACGGGATCGATCGCGGGGCTCTGAATCTGCCGGCGTCGAAGCCCACTTGGCGGAGCTTCGACCTTGCAGAGCTCGTGGCGGCTACAGACAACTTCAGCCCTg AGAACTTGATTG AAGGAGGGCACGCGGAGGTGTACAAAGGGCGATTACCCGATGGCCTGCTAGTAGCGGTGAAGCGATTGATCAAGAAAGATAAGGAAGAAGAGACTAGGACTGCTGATTTCTTGTCTGAACTGGGGATCATAGCCCACATCGACCACCCAAATGCGGCTCGGTTGCTCGGCTATGGCGTGGACGGCGGTCTCCACCTTGTCCTCCAGTTCTCTCCCCACGGGAGCCTCGCTTCGGTACTTCACG GTTCAGCAGAGAGTCTTGAATGGAAAATAAGGTTTAAGGTTGCTGTAGGAGTAGCTGAAGGGCTGAAATATCTCCACTACAGTTGCCAAAGGAGGATCATTCACAGAGACATCAAAGCCTCCAATATATTACTCACCGAAGACTATGAGCCCCAG ATATCTGATTTTGGATTGGCAAAGTGGCTTCCTGAGAAGTGGGCTCAGCACGTCGTGTTCCCAATCGAGGGCACATTCGG ATATTTAGCCCCAGAATACTTCATGCATGGAATTGTGGACGAAAAGATTGATGTCTTTGCGTTTGGAGTTCTGCTACTCGAGCTCATTACAGGTCGCCGTGCTGTTGATTCAACCCGCCAGAGCCTAGTTATGTGG GCCAAGCCACTCCTTGACGTAAATAACATCAGAGGATTGGCGGATCCACGGTTGAAAGACGCTTATGATATCGCAGAAATGAAAAGAGCCACACTGATGGCTTCAATGTGCGTTCACTGCATATCCACCATGCGTCCAGATATGAAGAAG GTTGTGCAGATGCTCAAGGGTGAGGATGGTGCTCAAGAGTGGAAGCAGAAATCAGTATCAGGAAGAGCACTTCTGTTGGATGCCTGTGACCTGGAAGACTATTCTTGCACTACCTATCTCAAGGATCTTAACCGGCACATGCAGCTTCTTATGCAAGAGTAA